GCAAGATCCATGCGGCCGGATATTGCCTCGGCGGAACGCTGCTGTCGATCGCCGCCGCCGCCATGGCGCGCGCCGGTGACGACCGCCTGGCGACGGTTACGCTGTTCGCAGCCCAGATCGACTTCACCGAGCCCGGCGAACTAGCCCTCTTCATCGATCACAGCCAGATGCATTTTCTGCAGAGCCTGATGTGGAACAAGGGCTACCTCTCCGCCGATCAGATGGCGGGCTCCTTCGAGCTGCTGCGCACCAACGACCTGATCTGGTCGCGGCTCGTGCACGACTACCTGATGGGCGAGCGGACGCCGATGACCGATCTGATGGCGTGGAACGCGGACTCCACCCGCATGCCTTACAGGATGCATGCCGAGTATCTGCAGCGGCTCTATCTCGACAACGAACTCGCGGCCGGCAACCTCATGGTCGACGGACACGCGGCAGCGCTCCAGAACATCCGCGCGCCGATGTTCGTCGTCGGAACCGAACGCGACCATGTGGCGCCATGGCGGTCGGTCTACAAGATCCACTATCACACCGACACCGACGTCACCTTCGTGCTCACGAGCGGCGGCCACAACGCCGGCATCGTCAGCGAGCCCGGCCATCAGCACCGGCATTTCCGCATCGCTTTGCGGCGTGCCGACGATATTTGTCTCGACCCGGACGAATGGGCTGTCGCGGCGCTATCGAAACAGGGCTCCTGGTGGGAGGACTGGGCCAATTGGCTCGCCGGCCATTCCGCGCCGGAACGCGTGCCGCCGCCTGCCATGGGCGCCGCCGGAAAAGGCTTTGCGCCGATCGCGGATGCGCCAGGCACCTACGTCTTTCAGCGGTGAACGACGGGCCGCACCACGACAAGGCCCGAGATCAGACGGAATGCGAACGACCGGCTTCCGCTGCTCCGGGCAAGAACGAACTCTCTGATGGTGTGACTGCAATCCTCTGATATTGATTCAGATCATCGCCGAAAGCGTGCCCCTTTGGGAAGCTAGGTGTACGCGAGCGAACGCCGCCGCAGAAAGTCTGAAGATGAGCCGTCTGCATAGCGAGAACCACCTTGTCGAGCGCATCGGCTGGCTGCGGGCGGCGGTGCTCGGCGCCAACGATGGAATCATCTCAACTGCCAGCCTGGTGCTGGGCGTGGCGTCGGCGGCTGCTTCCCGGAATGATATCTTGTTGACCGGCGTTGCCGGGCTGGTCGCCGGCGCGATGTCGATGGCGGCCGGCGAATATGTTTCGGTCAGTTCGCAGTCCGATACCGAGCATGCCGACCTCGCGCGCGAGAAGCGGGAGTTGGCGGATGATCCCGTGTTCGAGCGGGAAGAACTGGCTCGGCTCTATGTCGCGCGCGGCGTCGAGGCCGATCTCGCCCGCGAGGTGGCGCAGCAATTGATGGCGAAGGACGCCCTCGCCGCGCATGCGCGGGAAGAACTCGGCATTTCCGAGATCACGACCGCGCGTCCGGTGCAGGCGGCGCTG
The sequence above is drawn from the Bradyrhizobium sediminis genome and encodes:
- a CDS encoding VIT1/CCC1 transporter family protein, which translates into the protein MSRLHSENHLVERIGWLRAAVLGANDGIISTASLVLGVASAAASRNDILLTGVAGLVAGAMSMAAGEYVSVSSQSDTEHADLAREKRELADDPVFEREELARLYVARGVEADLAREVAQQLMAKDALAAHAREELGISEITTARPVQAALASAATFSVGAAAPLALVLVSPSSVLIPVVSAGSLLFLALLGAIGAKAGGAGLLKPTLRVTFWGAFAMALTAGIGAVFGKVV